In one window of Pseudomonas chlororaphis subsp. chlororaphis DNA:
- the bioD gene encoding dethiobiotin synthase, whose translation MSQAYFVTGTDTDVGKTTVAAGLLHAARLSGLSTAAGKPVASGCELTPKGLRNADALALLAECSLPLTYDEVNPLAFEPAIAPHLAAREAGVALTVQALLAPMRQVLAKGADFTLIEGAGGWRVPLADQDNLSDLAMALDLPVILVVGVRLGCINHALLTAEAIAQDGLQLAGWVANIIEPKTSRLEENLATLAERLPAPCLGRVPRLKAISAEAVAEYLQLDLLD comes from the coding sequence ATGAGCCAAGCCTATTTCGTTACCGGAACAGACACCGATGTTGGCAAGACCACCGTCGCCGCTGGCTTGCTGCATGCCGCGCGGCTCTCGGGGCTGAGCACCGCGGCAGGGAAACCGGTGGCTTCGGGCTGCGAGCTGACCCCCAAGGGGCTGCGTAACGCCGATGCCTTGGCTCTGTTGGCTGAATGTTCATTGCCGCTGACCTACGACGAGGTCAATCCACTGGCCTTTGAACCAGCCATCGCTCCCCATCTGGCGGCCCGCGAGGCTGGCGTGGCGTTGACTGTGCAGGCCTTGCTGGCGCCCATGCGCCAGGTGCTGGCCAAGGGTGCCGATTTCACCCTGATCGAAGGGGCCGGCGGCTGGCGTGTGCCGCTCGCCGATCAGGACAACCTGTCCGACCTGGCCATGGCCCTGGATCTGCCGGTGATCCTGGTGGTGGGCGTGCGCCTGGGCTGTATCAACCATGCGCTGCTGACGGCCGAGGCGATTGCCCAGGACGGATTACAGCTGGCCGGTTGGGTGGCCAATATCATCGAGCCGAAGACCTCGCGGCTCGAGGAGAACCTCGCCACGCTGGCGGAGCGCCTGCCCGCGCCTTGTCTGGGGCGGGTCCCGAGATTGAAGGCGATCAGCGCCGAAGCGGTGGCCGAGTATCTGCAACTGGACCTGCTTGACTAG
- the bioC gene encoding malonyl-ACP O-methyltransferase BioC, translating into MTDLSLPKPPGSLPDKRQVAASFSRAASSYDSVAQLQRDVGNELLGRLPQDREPGRWLDMGCGTGYFSRLLGERFQASEGLALDIAEGMLEHARPLGGARYFIAGDAERLPLQGQSCELIFSSLAVQWCADFRSVLSEAHRVLKPGGVLAFASLCVGTLYELRDSWRQVDGMVHVNRFREFSTYQQLCAASGLRVLSLDTRPHVLHYPDVRSLTHELKALGAHNLNPGRPGGLTGRARIKGLIDAYEQFRQAQGLPATYQVVYAVLEKPL; encoded by the coding sequence ATGACTGATCTGTCCCTTCCCAAGCCCCCCGGCAGCTTGCCCGACAAGCGCCAGGTGGCGGCTTCCTTTTCCCGCGCGGCGTCCAGTTATGACAGCGTGGCGCAACTGCAGCGCGACGTCGGTAACGAGTTGCTGGGCCGCCTGCCGCAAGACCGCGAGCCCGGCCGCTGGCTGGACATGGGCTGTGGCACCGGTTATTTCAGCCGCCTGTTGGGCGAGCGTTTCCAGGCCAGCGAAGGGCTGGCGCTGGACATCGCCGAAGGCATGCTCGAGCACGCCCGGCCGTTGGGCGGGGCGCGGTATTTCATTGCCGGCGATGCCGAGCGTTTGCCGTTGCAGGGGCAGAGTTGCGAACTGATTTTCTCCAGCCTGGCGGTGCAGTGGTGCGCGGATTTCCGTTCGGTTCTCAGCGAGGCGCATCGGGTGCTGAAGCCGGGCGGCGTGCTGGCGTTCGCCAGCCTGTGCGTCGGTACGCTGTACGAATTGCGCGACAGTTGGCGTCAGGTCGACGGCATGGTGCATGTCAATCGCTTTCGTGAGTTCAGCACGTATCAACAGCTGTGTGCGGCAAGCGGCTTGCGGGTGCTGAGCCTGGACACCCGTCCTCATGTGCTGCACTACCCGGATGTGCGCAGTCTGACCCATGAGTTGAAGGCCCTGGGGGCGCACAACCTCAACCCTGGACGGCCCGGCGGGCTGACAGGGCGGGCGCGGATCAAGGGCCTGATCGACGCCTACGAACAGTTCCGTCAAGCGCAGGGATTGCCCGCGACCTACCAGGTGGTCTACGCCGTATTGGAGAAGCCGCTATGA
- a CDS encoding alpha/beta fold hydrolase: protein MRDRLILLPGWGLGVSPLEPLAAALQGLDEHLRVEIEPLPELESSDLNEWLDELDASVPDNAWLGGWSLGGMLASELAARRGERCCGLLTLASNPSFVAHAEWASAMPEETFDGFLAGCNADPRTTLKRFSLLCAQGAEDPRGLSRLLSGGAPHTSGTVLMAGLELLAQLDTRHALQAFRGPQLHLFAGLDGLVPAEAAGELLALLPDVEVGLIEQASHAFLLEDPHGVAGAIQAFLHESGDD, encoded by the coding sequence ATGCGTGATCGACTGATTCTGCTGCCCGGTTGGGGGCTCGGTGTATCGCCGCTCGAACCCTTGGCGGCGGCTCTGCAGGGGCTGGACGAACACCTGCGGGTCGAGATCGAGCCGTTGCCGGAGCTGGAGTCCAGCGACCTGAATGAGTGGCTCGACGAACTGGACGCCAGCGTGCCGGACAACGCCTGGCTTGGTGGCTGGTCACTGGGTGGCATGCTGGCTTCCGAGCTGGCGGCGCGTCGTGGCGAGCGCTGCTGCGGTCTACTGACCCTGGCCAGCAACCCCAGTTTCGTGGCGCATGCCGAGTGGGCAAGCGCAATGCCGGAGGAGACCTTCGACGGGTTTCTGGCCGGCTGTAACGCCGACCCACGCACCACCCTCAAACGCTTCAGTTTGTTGTGCGCCCAGGGCGCCGAAGATCCGCGCGGCCTGTCGCGCTTGCTGTCGGGCGGTGCGCCGCATACCTCGGGCACGGTGTTGATGGCTGGCCTGGAGTTGCTGGCGCAGCTGGATACCCGCCATGCCTTGCAGGCGTTTCGTGGGCCGCAGTTGCATCTGTTCGCCGGGCTTGACGGCCTGGTGCCGGCCGAAGCCGCAGGTGAATTGCTGGCGTTGTTGCCCGATGTCGAAGTTGGCCTGATTGAGCAGGCCAGCCACGCGTTTCTTCTGGAGGATCCCCACGGTGTGGCGGGGGCGATCCAGGCTTTTTTGCATGAGTCCGGTGATGACTGA
- the bioF gene encoding 8-amino-7-oxononanoate synthase — MSFDLRARLAARRAENLYRQRPLLESPQGPQVVVDGQPLLAFCNNDYLGLANHPQVIEAWRAGASRWGVGGGASHLVIGHSTPHHQLEEALAEFTGRPRALLFTTGYMANLGAVTALVGQGDTVLEDRLNHASLLDAGLLSGARFNRYLHNDAESLAKRLEKATGNTLVVTDGVFSMDGDLADLPALARETRAKGAWLMVDDAHGFGPLGANGAGIVEHFGLSQEEVPVLVGTLGKAFGTAGAFVAGSEEMIESLIQFARPYIYTTSQPPALACATLKSLELLRSEHWRREHLNTLIRQFRQGAEQIGLTLMDSFTPIQPILIGDSARAIRLSQMLRERGLMVTAIRPPTVPAGSARLRVTLSAAHSETQVQLLLNALADCFSELGPEPSHA; from the coding sequence ATGTCTTTCGATCTCCGCGCGCGTCTCGCTGCCCGTCGTGCCGAAAATCTCTATCGTCAGCGCCCACTGCTGGAAAGCCCGCAAGGGCCGCAAGTGGTGGTCGACGGCCAGCCGTTGCTGGCGTTCTGCAACAACGATTACCTGGGCCTGGCCAATCACCCGCAAGTGATCGAAGCCTGGCGCGCCGGTGCGTCCCGCTGGGGCGTGGGCGGTGGCGCCTCGCACCTGGTGATTGGCCACAGCACGCCCCACCATCAGTTGGAAGAAGCCCTGGCCGAGTTCACCGGTCGCCCGCGGGCATTGCTGTTCACCACCGGTTACATGGCCAATCTCGGCGCGGTCACCGCGCTGGTGGGGCAGGGCGACACGGTGCTGGAAGACCGCCTCAACCACGCGTCATTGCTGGATGCCGGCCTGCTCTCCGGCGCGCGCTTCAACCGTTACCTGCACAACGATGCCGAGAGCCTGGCCAAGCGCCTGGAGAAGGCCACCGGCAATACCCTGGTGGTCACCGATGGTGTGTTCAGCATGGACGGCGACCTGGCCGACCTGCCGGCGCTGGCTCGCGAAACCCGGGCCAAGGGCGCCTGGCTGATGGTCGACGACGCCCATGGCTTCGGGCCGCTGGGGGCCAACGGCGCAGGGATCGTCGAGCACTTCGGCTTGAGCCAGGAAGAGGTGCCGGTCCTGGTGGGCACCCTCGGCAAGGCGTTCGGCACCGCCGGTGCCTTTGTCGCCGGTAGCGAGGAAATGATCGAAAGCCTGATCCAGTTCGCCCGTCCCTACATCTATACCACCAGCCAGCCGCCGGCCCTGGCCTGCGCCACCCTGAAAAGCCTGGAGTTGCTGCGCAGCGAACACTGGCGACGTGAGCACCTGAATACCCTGATCCGCCAGTTCCGCCAGGGCGCCGAGCAGATCGGGCTGACCCTGATGGACAGCTTTACGCCGATCCAGCCGATCCTGATCGGCGACAGCGCGCGGGCGATTCGCCTGTCGCAGATGCTGCGCGAGCGCGGCCTGATGGTCACCGCGATTCGTCCGCCTACCGTGCCCGCGGGGAGCGCCCGCTTGCGGGTGACCCTGTCCGCCGCCCATAGTGAGACTCAGGTCCAGCTATTGTTGAATGCACTGGCGGATTGTTTTAGCGAACTGGGACCGGAGCCAAGCCATGCGTGA
- the bioB gene encoding biotin synthase BioB gives MSASTTANLRHDWTLAEVKALFVQPFNDLLFQAQTVHRAHFDANRVQVSTLLSIKTGACPEDCKYCPQSGHYNTGLEKEKLMEVQKVLEEAARAKAIGSTRFCMGAAWKHPSAKDMPYVLEMVKGVKAMGLETCMTLGRLDQDQTEALAKAGLDYYNHNLDTSPEFYGSIITTRTYSERLQTLAYVRDAGMKICSGGILGMGESLDDRAGLLIQLANLPEHPESVPINMLVKVAGTPLENSEDVDPFDFIRMLAVARILMPKSHVRLSAGREAMNEQMQALAFFAGANSIFYGEKLLTTANPQADKDMQLFARLGIQPEAREEHADEVHQAAIEQALVEQKSSEQFYNAAV, from the coding sequence ATGAGCGCCAGCACCACCGCCAATCTGCGTCATGACTGGACTTTGGCTGAAGTCAAAGCCCTCTTCGTCCAGCCGTTCAATGACTTGCTGTTCCAGGCGCAGACGGTGCACCGCGCGCATTTCGACGCCAACCGCGTCCAGGTTTCTACCCTGTTGTCGATCAAGACCGGCGCCTGCCCGGAAGATTGCAAATATTGTCCGCAGTCCGGTCACTACAACACCGGCCTGGAAAAAGAAAAACTGATGGAAGTGCAGAAGGTCCTCGAAGAGGCCGCGCGCGCCAAGGCCATAGGTTCGACCCGTTTCTGCATGGGCGCGGCCTGGAAACACCCGTCGGCCAAAGACATGCCGTACGTGCTGGAAATGGTCAAGGGCGTGAAGGCCATGGGCCTGGAAACCTGCATGACTCTCGGTCGCCTGGACCAGGACCAGACCGAAGCGCTGGCCAAGGCCGGCCTGGACTACTACAACCACAACCTCGATACCTCGCCGGAGTTCTACGGCAGCATCATCACCACCCGCACCTACAGCGAGCGCCTGCAGACCCTGGCCTACGTGCGCGATGCCGGGATGAAGATCTGCTCCGGCGGCATCCTCGGCATGGGCGAATCCCTCGATGACCGCGCCGGCCTGCTGATCCAGTTGGCCAACCTGCCGGAGCACCCGGAGTCGGTACCGATCAACATGCTGGTGAAAGTGGCTGGCACGCCTCTGGAAAACTCCGAGGACGTCGATCCGTTCGACTTCATCCGCATGCTCGCCGTGGCTCGTATCCTGATGCCGAAATCCCATGTGCGCCTGTCCGCCGGCCGCGAAGCGATGAACGAGCAGATGCAGGCCCTGGCGTTCTTCGCCGGCGCCAACTCGATTTTCTACGGCGAGAAACTGCTGACCACCGCCAACCCGCAGGCCGACAAGGACATGCAACTGTTCGCGCGCCTGGGCATCCAGCCGGAAGCCCGCGAAGAGCATGCCGACGAGGTGCACCAGGCCGCCATCGAGCAGGCGCTGGTGGAGCAGAAGAGCAGCGAGCAGTTCTACAACGCCGCCGTCTGA
- a CDS encoding ComF family protein, with protein sequence MQCQPHYQGPVYIWLKNKQTCLLCDEPTDTPQAICTACETELPWLGDHCQVCALPLPAAGLTCGQCLKRPPAFAQVVAPWRYGFPVDSLVSRFKHNGKWPFGRLLAELLAQSLQHRFAEDLAQPDALLPVPLARKRLRQRGYNQAAMLARWLGEILQIPCDETSLQRTQDTPSQQGLDARARHRNLHHAFALLPEAAVHGRHLALVDDVLTTGATAHALARLLLKAGARRVDVYCLARTPKPGEPD encoded by the coding sequence ATGCAGTGTCAACCACATTACCAAGGACCGGTTTACATCTGGTTAAAAAACAAACAAACCTGTTTGCTCTGCGACGAGCCGACCGACACGCCCCAAGCCATTTGTACCGCCTGCGAAACCGAACTGCCGTGGCTCGGCGATCATTGCCAGGTGTGCGCCCTGCCCCTGCCCGCGGCCGGCCTGACCTGCGGCCAGTGCCTCAAGCGACCGCCCGCCTTCGCCCAGGTGGTGGCGCCTTGGCGTTATGGCTTTCCGGTCGACAGCCTGGTCAGCCGTTTCAAGCACAACGGCAAATGGCCCTTTGGCCGTCTTTTGGCCGAACTTCTCGCGCAATCGCTGCAACATCGCTTTGCCGAGGACCTGGCGCAACCCGACGCCCTGCTGCCGGTGCCCCTGGCCCGCAAGCGCCTGCGCCAGCGCGGCTATAACCAGGCGGCGATGCTCGCGCGCTGGCTGGGCGAGATCCTGCAAATCCCCTGTGACGAAACCTCGTTGCAGCGCACCCAGGACACGCCATCGCAGCAGGGTCTGGATGCCAGGGCGCGGCACCGCAACCTGCACCACGCCTTCGCCCTGCTGCCCGAGGCGGCGGTCCATGGCCGGCACCTGGCGCTGGTGGACGACGTGCTCACCACCGGCGCGACCGCCCACGCCCTGGCGCGGCTGCTGCTCAAGGCCGGGGCGCGGCGGGTAGACGTCTATTGCCTGGCACGCACGCCAAAACCCGGCGAGCCCGACTGA
- a CDS encoding TOBE domain-containing protein — MPLPTLLTQHIARRPQRIALLQHIAEQGSITRAAKSAGLSYKAAWDAIDELNNLAQKPLVERSVGGKGGGGARLSVEGERVLRLYQRLQALQAQVLEAAEDAADLDLLGRLMLRTSARNQLHGTVLAIEAQGRNDLIRLALAEDLAIQAQITHDSTLHLELEPGTGVVALIKAGWLELLAIDQPATPGHNCLQGTLEAILDAEDGPSEIRIALPSGQTLCALAEPLHLRHLGLSAGQPVRVQFSPSNVLLGTPL; from the coding sequence ATGCCCTTGCCCACCTTGTTGACCCAGCACATCGCCCGTCGCCCGCAGCGCATTGCCCTGCTGCAGCACATCGCCGAACAGGGCTCGATCACCCGTGCCGCGAAAAGCGCCGGCCTGAGTTACAAGGCGGCCTGGGACGCCATCGACGAGTTGAACAACCTGGCGCAAAAGCCCCTGGTCGAACGCAGTGTCGGCGGCAAAGGCGGCGGTGGCGCCAGGCTCTCCGTCGAAGGCGAACGGGTGCTGCGCCTCTACCAACGCTTGCAGGCCTTGCAGGCCCAGGTGCTGGAAGCCGCCGAAGACGCCGCCGACCTCGATCTGCTGGGGCGCCTGATGCTCCGCACCAGCGCCCGCAACCAGCTGCATGGCACGGTGCTGGCGATCGAAGCGCAGGGGCGCAACGATCTGATACGACTGGCGCTCGCAGAAGACCTGGCGATCCAGGCGCAGATCACCCATGACAGCACCCTGCACCTGGAACTGGAGCCCGGCACAGGCGTCGTGGCGTTGATCAAGGCCGGCTGGCTGGAATTGCTGGCCATCGATCAACCCGCAACACCCGGACACAATTGTCTGCAGGGCACCCTGGAAGCGATCCTCGACGCCGAAGACGGCCCCAGCGAAATCAGAATCGCCCTGCCCAGCGGCCAGACGCTCTGTGCCCTGGCCGAACCGCTGCACCTGCGACACCTTGGCTTGAGCGCCGGCCAGCCGGTACGGGTGCAGTTCTCGCCGTCCAACGTGCTGCTCGGCACGCCGCTCTAG
- a CDS encoding PhoX family protein: MSLLEEDQPTDLEKMVGLSRRSFISAGALCGAAMFLGGNLLSRSVLAASVSAGSSKLLGFEGIAAATSDTITLPPGYKSSVLISWGQPLQKNGPAFDPSGNGTAAAQEVQFGDNNDGMSLFAFPDDKNRALMAINNEYTNYRYLYPHGGMPQSAEDVRKALASEGVSVIEVQRRSGQWQFVQGSRYNRRIHGNAPIRLSGPAAGHALMKTSADKSGRKVLGTFQNCANGKTPWGTYLTCEENFTDCFGSSNAQQTFDAAQKRYGASASSRDINWHQFDPRFDLAKNPNELNRHGWVVEIDPFDPQSKPIKRTALGRFKHENAALAETRDGRAVVYMGDDERGEFIYKFVSRDRINHRNPKANRDLLDHGTLYVAIFDNGDGNPDHPKGKGKWVELSHGKNGIDASSGFADQAEVLIHARLAASVVKATRMDRPEWIVVSPKDGQVYCTLTNNSKRGEDGQPVGGPNPREKNVYGQILRWQTARGDHGSMDFTWDLFVVAGNPAVHAGQPKGGSSNITPQNMFNSPDGLGFDKAGRLWILTDGDSSNTGDFAGMGNNQMLCADPDTGEIRRFMVGPVGCEVTGITFSPDQRSLFVGIQHPGENGGSTFPEHLPNGKPRSSVMVITREDGGIVGA, translated from the coding sequence ATGAGCCTATTAGAAGAAGACCAACCTACCGACCTCGAAAAGATGGTCGGCCTCAGCCGCCGTAGTTTCATCAGCGCCGGCGCCCTGTGCGGCGCGGCCATGTTCCTCGGTGGCAACCTGCTGAGCCGCAGCGTGCTGGCTGCCAGCGTCAGCGCCGGTTCCAGCAAGCTGCTGGGCTTTGAAGGCATTGCCGCCGCCACCAGCGACACCATCACCCTGCCGCCGGGCTACAAGTCTTCGGTGCTGATCAGCTGGGGCCAGCCCCTGCAGAAGAATGGCCCGGCGTTCGACCCGAGTGGCAATGGCACCGCCGCGGCCCAGGAGGTCCAGTTCGGTGACAACAACGACGGCATGAGCCTGTTCGCCTTCCCGGACGACAAGAATCGCGCACTGATGGCGATCAACAACGAATACACCAACTACCGCTACCTCTACCCCCACGGCGGCATGCCGCAGTCGGCGGAAGACGTGCGCAAGGCCCTGGCCAGCGAAGGCGTGTCGGTGATCGAAGTGCAGCGCCGCAGCGGCCAATGGCAGTTCGTCCAGGGCTCGCGCTACAACCGGCGCATCCACGGCAACGCGCCGATTCGCCTGAGCGGCCCGGCCGCCGGCCACGCGCTGATGAAAACCAGCGCCGACAAGAGCGGCCGCAAAGTCCTCGGCACCTTCCAGAACTGCGCCAACGGCAAGACGCCATGGGGCACCTACCTGACCTGTGAAGAGAACTTCACCGACTGCTTCGGCAGCAGCAACGCCCAGCAGACCTTCGATGCCGCGCAGAAACGCTATGGCGCCTCGGCGAGCAGCCGCGACATCAACTGGCATCAGTTCGACCCGCGCTTCGACCTGGCGAAAAACCCCAACGAACTCAACCGTCACGGCTGGGTCGTGGAGATCGACCCGTTCGACCCGCAGTCCAAACCGATCAAGCGCACCGCCCTGGGCCGCTTCAAACATGAAAACGCCGCCCTGGCCGAAACCCGCGACGGACGCGCCGTGGTCTACATGGGCGACGACGAGCGTGGCGAGTTCATCTACAAGTTCGTCAGCCGCGACCGCATCAACCACCGCAACCCCAAGGCCAACCGCGACCTGCTGGACCACGGCACCCTGTACGTGGCGATCTTCGACAATGGCGACGGCAACCCGGACCACCCGAAAGGCAAGGGCAAATGGGTCGAGCTGAGCCATGGCAAGAACGGCATCGACGCCAGCAGCGGTTTCGCCGACCAGGCCGAAGTGCTGATCCACGCCCGCCTCGCGGCCAGCGTGGTCAAGGCCACCCGCATGGACCGCCCGGAATGGATCGTGGTCAGCCCGAAGGACGGCCAGGTCTACTGCACCTTGACCAACAACTCCAAACGTGGCGAAGACGGCCAGCCAGTGGGCGGCCCGAACCCGCGGGAGAAAAACGTCTACGGGCAGATCCTGCGCTGGCAGACCGCCCGTGGCGACCACGGCTCGATGGACTTCACCTGGGATCTGTTCGTGGTCGCCGGCAACCCGGCCGTGCATGCCGGCCAGCCCAAAGGCGGTTCGTCGAACATCACCCCGCAGAACATGTTCAACAGCCCAGACGGCCTGGGTTTCGACAAGGCCGGCCGGTTGTGGATCCTCACCGACGGCGACTCCAGCAACACTGGCGACTTCGCCGGCATGGGCAACAATCAGATGCTCTGCGCCGACCCGGACACCGGTGAAATCCGTCGCTTCATGGTCGGGCCGGTGGGCTGCGAAGTCACTGGCATCACCTTCTCGCCGGATCAGCGGAGCCTGTTCGTGGGCATCCAGCACCCGGGCGAGAACGGCGGTTCGACCTTCCCCGAGCACCTGCCCAACGGCAAGCCGCGTTCCTCGGTGATGGTGATCACCCGGGAAGACGGCGGTATCGTCGGCGCCTGA
- a CDS encoding serine/threonine protein kinase encodes MSHPFETLTPDLVLDAVESIGFLSDARVLALNSYENRVYQVGIEDSEPLIAKFYRPQRWTNEAILEEHRFTFELAECEVPVVAPLIHQGESLFEHEGFRFTLFPRRGGRAPEPGNLDQLYRLGQLLGRLHAVGATRPFEHREALGVKNFGHDSLTTLLEGDFVPKSLLPAYESVARDLLKRVEEVYQATPHQNIRMHGDCHPGNMMCRDEVFHIVDLDDCRMGPAVQDLWMMLAGDRQECLGQLSELMDGYSEFHDFDPRELALIEPLRALRLMHYSAWLARRWDDPAFPRSFPWFGSERYWGDQVLALREQLSALNEEPLKLF; translated from the coding sequence ATGTCTCACCCGTTCGAAACCCTTACCCCTGATCTAGTCCTCGATGCCGTCGAAAGCATCGGTTTTCTCAGCGACGCCCGTGTCCTGGCACTCAACAGTTACGAAAACCGTGTCTACCAGGTCGGCATCGAAGACAGCGAGCCGCTGATCGCCAAGTTCTACCGCCCGCAGCGCTGGACCAACGAGGCGATCCTCGAAGAACACCGCTTCACCTTCGAACTCGCCGAGTGCGAAGTGCCGGTGGTGGCGCCGCTGATTCACCAGGGCGAAAGCCTGTTCGAACATGAAGGCTTCCGCTTTACCCTGTTCCCACGCCGTGGCGGCCGGGCGCCGGAACCCGGCAACCTCGACCAGCTGTATCGCCTGGGGCAATTGCTCGGCCGCCTGCATGCGGTCGGCGCCACCCGCCCGTTCGAGCATCGCGAAGCGCTGGGAGTGAAGAACTTCGGCCACGATTCGCTGACCACTCTGCTGGAAGGCGACTTCGTGCCCAAGAGCCTGCTGCCGGCCTACGAGTCGGTGGCCCGCGACCTGCTCAAGCGAGTGGAAGAGGTCTACCAGGCCACGCCGCACCAGAACATCCGTATGCACGGCGACTGCCATCCCGGCAACATGATGTGCCGCGACGAGGTGTTCCATATCGTCGACCTCGACGACTGCCGCATGGGCCCGGCGGTGCAGGACCTGTGGATGATGCTCGCCGGCGATCGCCAGGAATGCCTGGGGCAGCTGTCGGAACTGATGGATGGCTACAGCGAGTTCCACGACTTCGACCCGCGCGAACTGGCATTGATCGAACCGCTGCGCGCCCTGCGCCTGATGCACTACAGCGCCTGGCTGGCCCGGCGCTGGGACGACCCGGCCTTCCCACGCAGCTTCCCCTGGTTCGGCAGCGAGCGTTATTGGGGCGACCAGGTGCTGGCGTTGCGCGAACAGCTTTCGGCGCTCAACGAAGAACCGCTGAAGCTGTTCTGA
- the rarD gene encoding EamA family transporter RarD has translation MQAANPRRGYILGLSAYIIWGLFPIYFKAIANVPAVEIIIHRVLWSALFGALLLMVWKHPGWWRELRDNPRRLAILALSGTLIAANWLTYVWSVNNGRMLEASLGYYINPLVNVLLGMLILGERLRRMQWLAVGLAAVGVAQQVWQVGSLPWVSLVLALTFGFYGLIRKQAPVKALPGLVVETWMLVPIALAWLLLNPTASSAQAAFWTSSEAWWLVAAGPVTLVPLVCFNAAARHLPYTTLGFLQYLAPTLVLLQAVLLFGEHLSSSTLVAFMFIWAGLAVYSVDAWLSLRKRS, from the coding sequence ATGCAAGCCGCCAACCCGCGTCGCGGGTACATCCTGGGCCTGAGTGCCTACATCATCTGGGGCCTGTTCCCGATCTACTTCAAAGCCATCGCCAACGTGCCCGCCGTGGAAATCATCATCCACCGAGTGCTCTGGTCCGCGCTGTTCGGCGCGCTGCTGCTGATGGTCTGGAAGCATCCCGGCTGGTGGCGCGAGTTGCGGGACAACCCCAGGCGCCTGGCGATCCTGGCCCTGAGCGGCACCCTGATCGCGGCCAACTGGCTGACCTATGTCTGGTCGGTGAACAACGGGCGCATGCTCGAAGCCAGCCTGGGTTACTACATCAACCCGCTGGTGAACGTGCTGCTGGGCATGCTGATCCTCGGTGAGCGGCTGCGGCGCATGCAGTGGCTCGCGGTGGGCCTGGCGGCGGTGGGCGTGGCGCAGCAAGTGTGGCAGGTCGGCAGCCTGCCCTGGGTTTCCCTGGTGCTGGCGCTGACCTTCGGTTTCTACGGGCTGATCCGCAAGCAGGCACCGGTCAAGGCGCTACCGGGGCTGGTGGTGGAAACCTGGATGCTGGTGCCGATCGCCCTCGCCTGGCTCTTGCTCAACCCCACCGCCTCCAGTGCCCAGGCAGCCTTCTGGACCAGCTCCGAAGCCTGGTGGCTGGTGGCGGCCGGTCCCGTCACCCTGGTGCCGCTGGTGTGCTTCAACGCCGCCGCCCGTCACCTGCCCTACACCACCCTGGGCTTCTTGCAGTACCTGGCGCCGACCCTGGTGCTGCTGCAGGCGGTACTGCTGTTCGGCGAACACCTGTCGTCGAGCACCCTGGTGGCGTTCATGTTTATCTGGGCCGGCCTGGCGGTGTACAGCGTGGATGCCTGGTTGAGCCTGCGCAAACGCAGCTGA
- a CDS encoding glycine cleavage system transcriptional repressor, whose protein sequence is MDHLVLTVFAPDKPGQVERIAQCIAAHGGNWLESRMSRMAGQFAGILRVGVPAEAYDELVDALQGLAAQGIRVLIAESGIEQSCTWKPIAMELVGNDRPGIVRDITRLLSEQGVNLERLVTEVRPAPMSSEPLFHAEAILAVPLTLSLDVLQSRLETLADDLMVELVLRSEV, encoded by the coding sequence ATGGACCACCTCGTACTCACCGTATTCGCCCCGGACAAGCCCGGACAGGTCGAGCGCATCGCCCAATGCATCGCCGCGCACGGCGGCAACTGGCTGGAGAGCCGCATGTCGCGGATGGCCGGGCAGTTCGCCGGCATCCTGCGGGTCGGCGTGCCGGCCGAAGCCTATGACGAGCTGGTGGACGCGCTGCAAGGCTTGGCGGCCCAGGGCATTCGGGTGCTGATCGCCGAAAGCGGTATCGAACAGTCCTGCACCTGGAAGCCGATCGCCATGGAACTGGTGGGCAACGACCGGCCGGGCATTGTGCGCGACATCACCCGCCTGTTGAGCGAGCAGGGGGTGAACCTGGAGCGGCTGGTGACCGAAGTGCGCCCGGCCCCCATGAGCAGCGAGCCGCTGTTCCACGCCGAAGCGATCCTGGCGGTGCCGCTGACTTTGTCCCTCGACGTTTTGCAGTCGCGCCTGGAAACCCTGGCGGATGATTTGATGGTGGAGTTGGTGCTGCGCAGCGAGGTGTGA